The following DNA comes from Arthrobacter sp. SLBN-83.
ACTGGCCCTGGGTTGGCGGGAATTCGTCGGCGACGCCGGCCGTTCCGTCAGCCTCGAGCACTACGGCGCTTCCGCCGACTACAAGCGGCTCTTCCAGGAGTTCGGCATCACGGCAGAAGCAGTTGCCGCCGCCGCCAAGGACTCCCTCGCCGCCACCCAGGCCTAAACCCAAATTCCAGGAGATACAGCAATGACTACTCCCACCCAGCAGCTCTCCGACGCCGGAGTTTCCATCTGGCTCGACGACCTCTCCCGCGGACGCCTGGAAACGGGCACCCTCCGCAAGCTCATCGAGGAAAAGAACGTGGTTGGTGTGACCACCAACCCGTCAATCTTCCACGCCGCCATCACGTCCGGCACTGACTACGACCACATCATTGCCGGCAAGGCAGCAGAAGGTGCCAGCGTGGAGGACACGATCTTCGAGATCACCACCACCGACGTCGCCGATGCCTGCGACCTGTTCGCCCCCGTTGCCGCCGCCACCAAGGGCGTGGACGGGCGCGTTTCCATCGAAGTGGACCCGCGCCTCGCGTGGGACACGGCAGGAACCATCGCCGAGGCCAAGCACCTCTCCCAGCGCGTCAACAAGGACAACGTCCACATCAAGATCCCGGCGACCATCGAGGGCCTCGAAGCCATCACGGCAACCCTGGCCGAAGGCATCAGCGTCAACGTGACGCTGATCTTCTCCCTGGAGCGCTACCGCGCGGTCATCAACGCCTTCCAGTCCGGACTGGAACAGGCCAAGGAAAACGGTCACGACCTCTCCAAGATCCACTCCGTCGCCTCGTTCTTCGTCTCCCGCGTGGACACCGAAATCGACAAGCGCCTCGACAAGATCGGCACTGACGAAGCCAAGGCTCTGAAGGGCAAGGCCGGTCTGGCAAACGCCCGCCTGGCCTACCAGGTCTACGAGGAACTCTTCGCCACCGAACGCTGGGCCCTGCTGGCCGACGCCGGCGCACTCCCCCAGCGCCCGCTGTGGGCCTCCACCGGTGTCAAGGACCCGGCCTACCCGGACACCCTGTACGTCACCGAACTGGTGGCGCCCGGCGTCGTGAACACCATGCCGGAGAAGACCCTGGACGCCACGTACGACCACGGCGTGGTCACCGGCGACACCATCAAGGGCACCTACGATGACGCCAACGCCACGCTCGACGCCCTGGAAGAGCTTGGCGTGTCCTACAACGAGGTCGTCGCACTCCTCGAAACCGAGGGCCTGGACAAGTTCGTGGCCAGCTGGAAAGAACTGCTGGCCGACGTCGAAGGCGCCCTCGCCTCTGCACGGAAGGCTTCCTAACACCCATGAGCACTCTCAGCTACGACGCCACCGGTGCGGCGCAGAAGGCGCTTGAACAGCACCTTTCCGCCCTCGTTGAGGACCGGATTGCCACGCGGATTTTTGCCAAGGACCACACGCTGTGGGGTCCCGACGCGGAGTCCGAGTCGGCAATCCGCCTCGGCTGGGTGGAGGCAGCCACAGTCTCCCAGCCCTTGGTCAAGGACATCCTGGAACTCCGTGATGCCCTGCGTGCCGAAGGAGTCAGCCGGATCGTGCTTTGCGGCATGGGCGGATCCTCACTGGCCCCCGAGGTCATCGCAGGCACCGCCGGCGTCGAGCTGACAGTGCTGGACAGCACCGACCCGGACCAGGTCAGGGCTGCCCTCGCGGACCGGCTGGCCGAGACCGCCATCGTGGTCTCCTCCAAATCCGGTTCCACCCTGGAGACCGATTCCCAGCGGCGCATCTTCGAGCAGGCCTTCACCGAGGCCGGCGTGGACGCCAAGAGCCGGATCATCATTGTCACGGACCCGGGCTCGCCACTGGACAAGGCCTCCCGGGAGGCCGGCTACCGGGCCGTCTTCAACGCCGACCCCAACGTCGGTGGCCGCTACTCCGCCCTGACCGCTTTCGGCCTGGTCCCCTCCGGCCTGGCCGGCGTGGACATCCAGGCCTTCCTTGACGAGGCCGAGGAAGCGGCGGAAATCCTCAACGATGACGCACCCGAGAACATCGGGCTGGCCTTGGGCACCGCCCTGGGCGGAACCAGTCCGCTGCGGAACAAGATCGTCATCGCCGAAGACGGCTCCGGCATCGTTGGCTTCGCCGACTGGGCCGAACAGCTCATCGCCGAATCAACCGGCAAGCTGGGCACCGGCATCCTTCCGGTGGTTGCAGGTCCGCAGGCCCCCGAGGTCACGTCCGGTGCGCCCGACGTCGTGGTGGTCCGGCTTGTGGCAGCTGACGCCGACGTGGAACTCGGCGAAAACCAGGTTGCCATCGCCGGCGGCCTCGCCACCCAGATGATGGTGTGGGAGTTCGCCACCGCCGTGGCCGGCCGCCTGCTCGGCATCAACCCCTTCGACCAGCCCGACGTCGAGGCTGCCAAGGTGGCTGCGCGCGGACTGCTGGACGCCCAGCCGGAACCCACTCCGGCCGCGTTCGTTGATGGCGCCATCGAGGTGCGCGGCGGTGACTGGCTCGGCGACGCCGCGACGGCGGAAGGTGCGGTCAAGGCCTTGCTGGGCACGCTCGCCTCCGACAGCTACCTGAGCGTCCAGGCCTACTTTGACCGGCTGGCGTTCGCCGGGCTGGAGGGCATCCGTGACGAACTGGCCGCCGCCACCGGGCGCCCGGTGACCTTCGGCTGGGGCCCGCGGTTCCTGCACTCCACCGGCCAGTTCCACAAGGGTGGTCCGGCCATCGGCGTCTTCCTCCAGGTCACCGCCGCTCCAGCCGAGGATTTGGGCATCCCGGACCGCCCGTTCACCTTCGGCGAGTTGATCGCCGCGCAGGCTGCAGGCGACGCCCAGGTCCTGGGCGAACACGGCCGTCCCGTGCTGCGCCTCCACCTCACTGACCGTGCCGCCGGCGTGGCGCAGCTGCAGGACGTCATCGCTGCACTGTCCACCCGCGCATCCGCAACCGAAAGCTAAGGCGCAAAAGCAACATGCCAGAAACTGAATACGGCCGGAAGGGCGCGGGCCGCGCGCGTAATCCGTTGCGTGATCCGCGTGACCGTCGTTTGAACCGGATCGCGGGTCCGTCGTCGCTTGTGCTGTTTGGGGTGACGGGGGACCTTGCCCGGAAGAAATTGATGCCGGCCGTGTATGACTTGGCCAACCGCGGGCTGTTGCCGCCGAGTTTTGCGCTGGTGGGTTTCGCCCGCCGGGAGTGGGACAAGGAGGATTTCGCCGCTGAGGTGAAGGCCTCGGTGCAGGCTCACGCCCGGACGCCGTTTGATGAGGCGGTC
Coding sequences within:
- a CDS encoding glucose-6-phosphate isomerase: MSTLSYDATGAAQKALEQHLSALVEDRIATRIFAKDHTLWGPDAESESAIRLGWVEAATVSQPLVKDILELRDALRAEGVSRIVLCGMGGSSLAPEVIAGTAGVELTVLDSTDPDQVRAALADRLAETAIVVSSKSGSTLETDSQRRIFEQAFTEAGVDAKSRIIIVTDPGSPLDKASREAGYRAVFNADPNVGGRYSALTAFGLVPSGLAGVDIQAFLDEAEEAAEILNDDAPENIGLALGTALGGTSPLRNKIVIAEDGSGIVGFADWAEQLIAESTGKLGTGILPVVAGPQAPEVTSGAPDVVVVRLVAADADVELGENQVAIAGGLATQMMVWEFATAVAGRLLGINPFDQPDVEAAKVAARGLLDAQPEPTPAAFVDGAIEVRGGDWLGDAATAEGAVKALLGTLASDSYLSVQAYFDRLAFAGLEGIRDELAAATGRPVTFGWGPRFLHSTGQFHKGGPAIGVFLQVTAAPAEDLGIPDRPFTFGELIAAQAAGDAQVLGEHGRPVLRLHLTDRAAGVAQLQDVIAALSTRASATES
- the tal gene encoding transaldolase, with protein sequence MTTPTQQLSDAGVSIWLDDLSRGRLETGTLRKLIEEKNVVGVTTNPSIFHAAITSGTDYDHIIAGKAAEGASVEDTIFEITTTDVADACDLFAPVAAATKGVDGRVSIEVDPRLAWDTAGTIAEAKHLSQRVNKDNVHIKIPATIEGLEAITATLAEGISVNVTLIFSLERYRAVINAFQSGLEQAKENGHDLSKIHSVASFFVSRVDTEIDKRLDKIGTDEAKALKGKAGLANARLAYQVYEELFATERWALLADAGALPQRPLWASTGVKDPAYPDTLYVTELVAPGVVNTMPEKTLDATYDHGVVTGDTIKGTYDDANATLDALEELGVSYNEVVALLETEGLDKFVASWKELLADVEGALASARKAS